The following coding sequences lie in one Sinorhizobium fredii USDA 257 genomic window:
- a CDS encoding dihydroxyacetone kinase family protein, which produces MKKLINDPTSVVREMLEGAVALNSHIAILPDENVVVQSDLAEANARKVAILSGGGSGHEPAHAGYVGRGMLTAAVAGDVFTSPSTDAVLSAIRAASGPAGALLIVKNYTGDRLNFGLAAELARAEGIPVDIVVVSDDVALRNSVPKERRRGIAGTVLVHKVAGAAAEKGLPLAEVARLARYAADNIASMGVSLGACTLPAVGKPGFELGEDEIEVGLGIHGEQGIRRMPIVSADHLCSLILETMDADRPFIRGDRVALLVNGLGSTPPMELSIVARAAISGLQAHGVAAERAWAGTFLSALDMPGFSLSVMYLDDMLLDLLDAPTEASSWPGKGRVNAHRAMAEPLKPVVTESAHATSPTAEGLQVRELAARAANAAISAEDELTKLDSIAGDGDLGASMKRGGEAILALSAADFVDPSTGLASIGNALRRSIAGSSGPFYAAGLLRASRRLADLALPSAKDWSDAFSLAVDAISELGGAQPGDRTMVDALRPAADALKAGLASGKSPEEAWRAAIDAAIAGANATKTMRPRLGRASYLGERAVGHPDGGAVAVATWLKALTPR; this is translated from the coding sequence ATGAAGAAGCTGATCAACGATCCCACCAGCGTCGTTCGGGAAATGCTCGAAGGAGCTGTCGCCCTCAACTCGCATATAGCCATTCTGCCAGACGAGAACGTCGTCGTTCAATCCGATCTCGCCGAGGCGAATGCGAGGAAGGTTGCGATCCTATCGGGTGGGGGGAGCGGACACGAGCCGGCGCATGCGGGCTACGTCGGTCGCGGCATGCTTACCGCCGCGGTCGCCGGCGATGTTTTCACGTCTCCGAGCACGGACGCGGTCCTTTCGGCCATTAGAGCAGCCAGCGGGCCGGCCGGGGCCCTGCTGATCGTGAAGAACTATACTGGGGACCGCCTGAATTTCGGGTTGGCCGCCGAACTCGCGCGTGCCGAGGGGATTCCTGTCGATATCGTGGTCGTGTCTGACGACGTTGCTTTGAGGAACAGCGTCCCGAAAGAACGTCGTCGCGGCATCGCTGGGACTGTTCTGGTCCATAAAGTGGCGGGGGCTGCCGCTGAAAAGGGCCTTCCACTGGCGGAGGTCGCCCGATTGGCGCGTTACGCTGCCGACAACATCGCTTCCATGGGCGTCTCTCTCGGCGCCTGCACGCTTCCTGCCGTCGGCAAACCCGGTTTCGAGCTTGGCGAAGATGAGATTGAAGTGGGGCTCGGCATTCACGGCGAACAGGGCATCCGCCGAATGCCGATCGTTTCGGCCGATCATCTTTGTTCACTGATACTTGAGACGATGGATGCTGATCGTCCTTTCATCCGGGGGGATCGCGTCGCGCTTCTCGTGAACGGCCTCGGATCGACCCCGCCCATGGAGTTGTCCATCGTCGCCCGAGCCGCGATATCGGGGCTTCAGGCGCACGGCGTTGCCGCTGAACGGGCCTGGGCAGGCACGTTCCTGTCTGCACTGGACATGCCGGGATTTTCCCTGTCGGTAATGTACCTCGATGACATGCTGCTTGATCTACTTGACGCGCCCACGGAGGCATCCTCCTGGCCGGGTAAGGGAAGAGTGAACGCACACCGAGCGATGGCCGAGCCTTTGAAGCCTGTGGTCACTGAAAGTGCGCACGCCACGTCGCCGACGGCGGAAGGATTGCAAGTGCGCGAATTGGCGGCGCGTGCGGCGAATGCTGCGATCTCCGCCGAGGACGAGCTCACCAAGCTGGACAGCATTGCAGGTGACGGCGATCTGGGGGCGAGCATGAAGAGAGGCGGCGAAGCCATCCTCGCGCTTTCGGCCGCCGATTTCGTCGATCCATCAACCGGGCTGGCGTCGATCGGCAATGCGCTTCGTCGGTCGATTGCAGGGAGCTCCGGGCCTTTCTATGCCGCGGGCCTGCTTCGGGCATCCCGCCGCCTTGCCGACCTTGCCTTGCCGTCGGCCAAGGATTGGTCCGACGCGTTTTCGCTCGCAGTCGACGCGATTTCAGAGCTTGGCGGCGCCCAGCCCGGAGATAGGACCATGGTGGACGCCCTAAGGCCAGCAGCGGATGCACTGAAGGCTGGTTTGGCTAGCGGCAAGTCGCCCGAAGAAGCGTGGCGCGCGGCGATCGATGCGGCGATCGCCGGAGCAAACGCGACGAAAACGATGCGGCCTCGCCTCGGTCGTGCGAGCTATCTCGGCGAGCGCGCGGTCGGACACCCGGACGGCGGGGCAGTCGCTGTAGCGACCTGGCTGAAGGCGCTAACACCCAGGTAG
- a CDS encoding sugar ABC transporter ATP-binding protein: MAIPRLAFENISKVFPGVKALSDVSFDVAPGEIHALLGENGAGKSTLLRILSGVFRPTEGEVKVDGTACHFRKPESARQAGIAMIHQELQQVPHLTVAQNMFLGHSLTWLGGIIVDRREQERRAAEALAMIDPSIDPSAPISSLKVAQRQVVEIARALLDKASIIAMDEPTSSLTPSEFDRLAEIIERLATSGISIIYVSHKMDEVFRVCQRATVMRDGKVVSTGVDLRKTAPDDVIVMMVGRELLAESHRSHATATVSVEVRDLSSHRIRDVSFDLHKGEVLGVAGLVGSGRTELLRALSGADRVTSGTVTIDGTALTLSNPRAAIAAGIGLLPEERKREGIIPGRSVTSNMALPSMARFSSTGIIKHRKLKRTAEDLMKRVNLRPFQLDRPIKLFSGGNQQKAIIARWLAARSRILLFDEPTRGIDVGAKAEIYHLIEELAAEGHSVIVVSSELPEVMRVSDRVLVMRDGRIVAELGRDQLSEEAIVSYAVGKADSRIGAA, encoded by the coding sequence ATGGCTATTCCGAGACTTGCATTCGAGAACATTTCCAAGGTCTTCCCCGGCGTCAAAGCGCTGTCGGACGTGTCGTTCGACGTTGCACCGGGAGAAATCCATGCCCTGCTTGGCGAGAACGGCGCCGGCAAGTCAACGCTTCTTCGAATCCTCTCGGGCGTTTTCCGTCCCACAGAGGGCGAGGTGAAAGTCGATGGCACGGCCTGCCACTTCAGGAAGCCGGAAAGTGCCCGCCAGGCCGGCATCGCAATGATCCACCAGGAACTCCAGCAGGTTCCGCACCTCACCGTCGCCCAGAACATGTTCCTCGGTCATTCCCTTACCTGGCTCGGCGGCATCATCGTTGACCGCCGCGAACAGGAGCGTCGCGCGGCTGAAGCCTTGGCGATGATCGATCCGTCGATTGATCCTTCCGCGCCGATTTCCTCGTTGAAGGTCGCGCAGCGCCAGGTCGTCGAAATCGCACGTGCGCTTCTCGACAAAGCCAGCATCATCGCCATGGACGAGCCGACCTCGAGTCTCACTCCGAGCGAATTCGACCGCTTGGCGGAAATCATCGAGCGGCTCGCCACGAGCGGGATTTCGATCATCTACGTCTCCCACAAGATGGACGAGGTCTTTCGCGTCTGCCAGCGTGCAACCGTCATGCGCGACGGGAAGGTCGTCAGCACCGGGGTCGACCTCAGGAAAACGGCCCCAGACGATGTCATCGTGATGATGGTTGGCCGCGAGCTGTTGGCGGAGTCACATCGTTCGCATGCCACGGCGACGGTGAGCGTCGAAGTCCGCGATCTCTCGTCCCATCGCATTCGTGACGTCTCTTTCGACCTTCACAAGGGAGAGGTCCTTGGCGTAGCCGGCCTCGTGGGCTCCGGCCGGACCGAACTTCTGCGGGCGCTTTCGGGCGCCGACCGGGTGACGTCCGGCACGGTGACGATCGACGGAACGGCGTTAACACTTTCGAACCCCCGCGCCGCCATCGCCGCCGGCATCGGCCTGCTTCCGGAAGAGCGCAAGCGCGAGGGGATCATCCCCGGGCGGTCGGTCACGAGCAACATGGCGTTGCCATCGATGGCCAGGTTCTCGAGCACCGGCATCATAAAACACCGCAAGCTGAAGCGGACGGCGGAAGACCTGATGAAGCGCGTGAACCTTCGGCCGTTCCAGCTTGATCGACCGATCAAGCTCTTCAGCGGAGGCAACCAGCAGAAGGCGATCATCGCCCGGTGGCTCGCGGCGCGCTCCCGCATCCTGCTGTTCGATGAGCCGACGCGTGGCATCGACGTGGGCGCAAAAGCGGAAATCTACCACCTTATCGAAGAGCTGGCGGCCGAAGGCCACTCGGTAATCGTCGTCTCCTCCGAGCTTCCGGAAGTGATGAGAGTGTCGGACCGCGTGCTCGTCATGCGCGACGGTAGGATCGTCGCAGAGCTGGGCCGCGATCAGCTCTCCGAGGAAGCGATCGTCTCCTATGCGGTCGGCAAGGCCGACAGCCGCATTGGCGC
- a CDS encoding SDR family NAD(P)-dependent oxidoreductase — protein sequence MIDILDQVAINFTAPIHLTAELPATLRQQGQAFIISINSGLAFSPMAEVPVYCATRSRSTPSRSACVTT from the coding sequence GTGATCGACATTCTCGATCAAGTGGCGATCAACTTCACGGCGCCGATCCATCTGACCGCCGAGCTGCCGGCCACCCTGAGGCAGCAGGGGCAGGCGTTCATCATCAGCATAAACTCAGGCCTCGCCTTCTCGCCGATGGCGGAAGTGCCGGTCTATTGCGCCACCAGGTCGCGATCCACTCCTTCACGCTCAGCCTGCGTCACCACTTGA
- a CDS encoding sugar phosphate isomerase/epimerase family protein: MNPTRFATRLNSFASGAHIAWPGQSGKPSVMQMAERAASVEGLTDLDLNYPDHVSEDPAELSRKLGDLGLSINGFAMRYYTNPAFKLGAFTHPAEDVRRDAIDLTKKGIDAAREAGSNLMTIWLGQDGFDYAFQADYAKMWQHEIDGIREVCEHDTDCLISIEYKPNEPRSYSLMPDAATTLLAIKEVGARNLGVTLDFAHVLYADEQPAFAAALIARHSRVLGVHLNDGYAKRDDGLMVGAVHTLQTVELLRQIRRDGYEGAIYFDTFPDLTGLDPVHECEVNIRTVQRMLKVVDRLEQDNRLASAIDRQDSVSTQAIVQELMFGADY; encoded by the coding sequence TTGAACCCGACACGTTTCGCAACACGCCTCAACTCGTTCGCATCCGGCGCGCACATTGCGTGGCCGGGGCAGTCCGGAAAGCCTTCCGTCATGCAGATGGCAGAACGGGCCGCAAGCGTGGAGGGTCTGACTGACCTCGACCTAAACTATCCCGACCATGTGAGCGAAGACCCGGCGGAACTCTCGCGGAAGCTGGGCGATCTTGGTCTTTCGATCAATGGCTTCGCCATGCGGTACTATACGAACCCTGCGTTCAAGTTGGGTGCGTTCACCCATCCAGCTGAAGACGTCCGCCGCGACGCGATCGATCTCACCAAGAAAGGGATCGATGCCGCGCGTGAAGCGGGTTCGAACCTGATGACGATCTGGCTCGGCCAGGACGGCTTCGATTACGCGTTTCAGGCAGACTATGCCAAGATGTGGCAACACGAAATTGACGGAATCCGTGAAGTCTGTGAGCACGATACGGATTGCCTGATCTCCATCGAGTACAAGCCGAACGAGCCGCGCTCCTACAGTCTCATGCCGGATGCCGCGACGACGCTTCTGGCCATCAAGGAAGTCGGTGCGAGGAACCTCGGAGTCACGCTCGACTTCGCCCATGTCCTCTATGCCGACGAGCAGCCTGCCTTCGCCGCGGCACTTATCGCCCGTCACAGCCGGGTTCTCGGGGTCCATCTCAACGACGGCTACGCCAAGCGCGACGACGGTCTTATGGTCGGCGCGGTGCATACGCTCCAGACGGTCGAACTGCTTCGCCAGATACGCCGCGACGGCTATGAGGGGGCGATCTACTTCGACACTTTTCCCGATCTGACCGGTCTCGATCCGGTCCATGAATGCGAGGTCAACATCAGGACTGTCCAAAGGATGTTGAAGGTCGTCGACCGCCTCGAGCAGGACAATCGCCTGGCAAGCGCGATTGACCGACAGGACTCCGTTTCCACGCAGGCCATTGTGCAGGAACTGATGTTCGGCGCGGATTACTGA
- a CDS encoding class I fructose-bisphosphate aldolase, producing the protein MTNRYSTSYRMNRVFREDRAALIVPIDHGLVWGRVPSLEAPVEVMRRFLNEDITGFMVSTGIVKASEVDLARAPAMSRVLAIDAFWPTSASETGTGAIVTSVEDAVRMGVDCVKLLLPWNVNDVEKVQYCKRIGEVVSEASKWHMPVMVEPVFLNTPRSPEIVEKELEVARIGYDLGADIIKITFPGPDATAKLCAELDIPVVVAGGPLSGDAASTLRDVEDAIAAGAQGVVVGRKVWQRPPADAREVIAEMARITREKYTRRW; encoded by the coding sequence GTGACCAATCGTTATTCCACCAGCTACCGCATGAACCGAGTCTTCCGCGAAGACCGCGCGGCGCTGATCGTCCCGATCGACCATGGCCTGGTCTGGGGCCGGGTGCCGTCGCTCGAGGCCCCTGTCGAGGTCATGCGTCGCTTCCTCAACGAGGATATCACAGGCTTCATGGTCAGCACGGGCATTGTCAAAGCCTCGGAAGTCGACCTGGCCCGTGCGCCGGCGATGTCGCGAGTCCTCGCGATCGATGCGTTCTGGCCGACGAGCGCGTCCGAAACCGGAACCGGCGCGATCGTCACCAGCGTGGAGGACGCCGTCCGCATGGGCGTCGATTGCGTCAAGCTCCTGCTCCCCTGGAACGTGAACGACGTCGAAAAGGTGCAATACTGCAAGCGCATCGGCGAGGTCGTTTCCGAGGCCTCGAAGTGGCACATGCCGGTGATGGTCGAACCGGTCTTCCTCAACACGCCGCGTTCTCCGGAAATCGTTGAAAAGGAGTTGGAGGTAGCTCGAATCGGGTACGATCTCGGAGCGGACATCATCAAGATCACTTTCCCAGGCCCGGATGCGACCGCCAAGCTCTGCGCGGAACTTGATATCCCGGTCGTTGTCGCGGGCGGACCGCTCAGTGGCGATGCGGCTTCGACACTGCGCGATGTCGAAGACGCGATCGCCGCGGGTGCGCAGGGCGTCGTTGTCGGCCGCAAGGTGTGGCAGCGTCCACCGGCCGACGCGAGGGAAGTCATCGCTGAGATGGCCCGCATCACCCGCGAGAAGTACACGCGCCGTTGGTAA
- a CDS encoding FGGY-family carbohydrate kinase, with protein MLVCGIDIGTTNLKASIADLTGRPVWTRAIPTQGGSAAGATDPAVLVDSIEKLIIEGWSAVGRNIPLAAISATGIGEDGLCVDDRLLPLGLAIPWFDRRAIRQAEGIRSSPAATPRAGVSMDHTRTGAKWLWLRQNEPEMMSRARCWLALTDYPSSVWTGRPFISETLASRTGCYDVGKREWLRALLDFCGAPELPPVLRAGEIVGPVVSGPLLDSGAASKETLVVAGGHDHPVAASVIQRVDPAARVDSIGTANVVYGETLSFPLDHFDPFIAFMVPLHAQVGVACLGVFEFSAAVQALQADGVDIRAFLDLPRMPGKPGAPQPLLSTPEPRRSLRSVLESASLTARQMLDHMRAAGVKDGPIYATGGWSRSRSLLELRASIYGMPIRVLSEQEPAVVGAALLAAEGTGRRVDIAGSIRLETVEPDPDWTAFYDDHYHAHFEPKDFPSRA; from the coding sequence ATGCTGGTCTGCGGCATCGACATAGGGACGACGAACCTCAAGGCTTCGATAGCCGATTTGACAGGTCGCCCGGTGTGGACACGCGCCATTCCGACGCAAGGGGGATCGGCCGCCGGCGCGACCGATCCCGCTGTCCTGGTCGATTCGATTGAGAAGCTGATCATCGAAGGGTGGTCGGCGGTTGGCAGGAACATTCCTCTCGCAGCCATATCCGCGACCGGAATCGGCGAAGACGGCCTCTGCGTGGACGACCGCCTGCTGCCGCTGGGCCTCGCCATTCCATGGTTCGACCGCCGCGCGATCCGGCAGGCGGAGGGCATTCGTTCAAGCCCGGCGGCGACGCCACGTGCTGGAGTAAGCATGGACCACACAAGGACGGGCGCGAAGTGGCTCTGGCTACGGCAGAACGAACCCGAGATGATGTCGCGGGCTCGCTGCTGGCTCGCCTTGACCGACTACCCTTCCTCGGTCTGGACGGGTCGCCCATTCATCAGTGAAACGCTGGCTTCTCGCACTGGATGCTATGACGTCGGCAAGCGGGAATGGCTTCGTGCACTTCTCGACTTCTGTGGCGCTCCGGAATTGCCGCCCGTGTTGCGGGCGGGGGAGATCGTCGGCCCGGTAGTGTCCGGACCTCTTCTCGACAGCGGCGCAGCTTCAAAGGAGACGCTGGTTGTTGCCGGTGGCCACGACCATCCGGTCGCAGCCTCCGTGATCCAGAGGGTCGACCCGGCCGCTCGGGTCGATTCCATCGGCACTGCGAATGTTGTCTACGGGGAGACGCTATCGTTCCCGCTCGACCATTTCGACCCGTTCATTGCGTTCATGGTGCCGCTCCATGCGCAAGTCGGAGTCGCGTGTCTCGGAGTGTTCGAATTTTCCGCGGCGGTCCAGGCGTTGCAAGCGGACGGCGTGGACATAAGGGCGTTTCTCGACTTGCCGAGGATGCCTGGAAAACCAGGCGCCCCCCAACCGTTGCTGTCCACTCCAGAACCGCGCCGCAGCCTACGGTCGGTTCTGGAATCAGCCAGCCTGACCGCAAGACAGATGTTAGACCACATGAGAGCAGCCGGGGTGAAGGATGGCCCGATCTACGCGACCGGCGGGTGGAGCCGGTCGCGAAGCCTGCTCGAGCTCAGAGCGAGCATATACGGGATGCCGATACGGGTGCTGAGCGAGCAGGAGCCGGCCGTCGTCGGGGCGGCTCTGCTGGCGGCTGAAGGCACGGGCAGAAGGGTCGATATTGCCGGCAGCATACGGCTTGAAACGGTCGAGCCGGACCCAGATTGGACGGCCTTCTACGACGACCACTACCACGCACATTTCGAACCGAAGGATTTCCCGAGCCGCGCTTAG
- a CDS encoding ABC transporter ATP-binding protein: MSVIEIQDLNKSFGAFSAVKDLNLVTEDGEFVVLVGPSGCGKTTTMRMIAGLEGSTQGAIRIDGEDVTDQTPSERDVAMVFQNYALYPHLTVYENMAFCLKVRKWSKDKIDEQVRRTAKALDIDALLDRKPAALSGGQRQRVALGRAIVREPRVFLMDEPLSNLDAKLRIEMRAEIVKLCRRLKITTFYVTHDQLEALTMGHRIVVMRGGVAQQIDTPQNIYDTPINRFVAGFIGSPPMNFLDAVIDRSGLLTGPGFGLRPDGAVKGALGSRSGPILAGIRPEHLSPASESVAGREGTIQGRIELTEPLGSQVMIQIAVGSSLVSAQFERGPDVEVGRDITLVHRPNTVHAFDPKSERSVLAHAE; this comes from the coding sequence GTGTCCGTAATCGAAATTCAGGACCTGAACAAATCGTTCGGCGCTTTTTCCGCCGTCAAGGACCTCAACCTCGTGACCGAGGACGGCGAGTTCGTGGTCCTGGTTGGCCCCTCGGGATGCGGGAAAACGACGACGATGCGAATGATCGCCGGTCTGGAGGGGTCCACACAGGGAGCGATCCGCATCGACGGCGAAGACGTCACCGACCAGACACCATCTGAACGCGATGTGGCGATGGTCTTCCAGAATTACGCGCTCTACCCGCATCTGACCGTCTACGAGAACATGGCCTTCTGCCTCAAGGTGCGGAAATGGTCGAAGGACAAGATCGATGAACAGGTTCGTCGTACGGCGAAGGCGCTCGACATCGACGCCCTTCTCGATCGCAAACCCGCCGCGCTGTCCGGGGGGCAGCGCCAGCGTGTCGCCCTCGGGCGGGCGATCGTCCGGGAGCCGAGGGTCTTCCTCATGGACGAGCCACTTTCGAACCTCGACGCGAAGCTGCGCATCGAGATGCGTGCTGAGATCGTGAAGCTCTGCCGGCGGCTCAAGATCACTACTTTTTACGTCACTCACGACCAGCTCGAGGCCCTCACCATGGGACATCGTATCGTTGTCATGCGCGGCGGCGTCGCCCAGCAGATAGACACGCCGCAAAACATCTATGACACACCAATTAACCGCTTTGTCGCCGGGTTCATCGGAAGTCCTCCTATGAACTTCCTCGACGCCGTGATCGATAGGTCAGGCCTGCTGACCGGACCAGGCTTCGGCCTGCGACCGGACGGCGCGGTCAAAGGCGCACTTGGCTCGAGAAGCGGCCCGATCCTCGCGGGAATCCGGCCCGAGCATCTTTCGCCCGCCTCAGAAAGTGTCGCCGGCCGCGAGGGAACTATCCAGGGGCGGATCGAACTGACTGAGCCGCTTGGCTCCCAGGTCATGATCCAGATCGCGGTTGGCTCATCACTCGTCTCGGCGCAGTTCGAACGCGGTCCGGATGTCGAAGTCGGACGCGACATCACGCTGGTCCACCGGCCAAACACGGTCCATGCCTTCGATCCCAAGAGCGAGCGGTCGGTGCTCGCCCACGCGGAATGA
- a CDS encoding alcohol dehydrogenase catalytic domain-containing protein, translated as MSFDQLFGGPPEGKMNAVRITKDHQISVIETTVPKIGAGEVLVKPVCCGICGTDLHMLKHGFVGTNYPVTPGHEFAGHVVAVGSDVRNVKEGDFVAVDPNVVCGACRWCKAGRPNLCIHLTPIGVGRPGAAAEYVVVPSRNAFNVPESIGPGVAALIEPLACALHAVESAQGIDNRRVLVLGGGTMGLLIAIASQVSGAGSVTLADPAAGKLEIARQVGIEDARQPDALQGELFDVVFEAAGVPAALKQALQLIEKTGALVQVGVHDEHAEARFNPFKLYEREFRFIGSNSCADKFGAAVDLMTDIKVRAALLIGESFPVWSFEEAVQSMQAGKSVKTQLLFS; from the coding sequence ATGAGTTTTGACCAGCTGTTCGGCGGCCCGCCTGAGGGCAAGATGAACGCCGTTCGGATAACCAAGGACCACCAGATCAGTGTTATAGAGACGACAGTACCGAAGATCGGCGCGGGGGAAGTTCTTGTCAAACCCGTCTGCTGCGGGATCTGCGGCACCGATCTTCACATGCTGAAGCACGGGTTTGTCGGCACGAATTATCCGGTCACCCCCGGCCATGAATTTGCGGGCCATGTCGTCGCGGTCGGGAGCGATGTCCGCAACGTCAAGGAGGGCGATTTTGTCGCCGTCGATCCAAACGTCGTTTGCGGAGCCTGCCGGTGGTGCAAAGCCGGGCGGCCAAACCTCTGTATCCACCTGACGCCAATCGGCGTCGGGCGTCCGGGCGCGGCGGCCGAATACGTCGTGGTTCCGAGCCGTAACGCGTTCAATGTCCCTGAATCGATCGGTCCCGGCGTGGCGGCGCTCATAGAACCGCTGGCCTGTGCCCTGCACGCGGTCGAATCCGCTCAGGGGATAGACAACCGCCGCGTGCTGGTCCTCGGAGGCGGCACCATGGGTCTGCTGATCGCGATAGCCTCACAAGTCTCTGGCGCCGGCAGCGTCACGCTGGCGGACCCGGCTGCCGGAAAGCTCGAGATCGCGCGCCAGGTTGGCATCGAGGATGCACGACAGCCGGATGCCCTTCAGGGCGAGCTTTTCGACGTCGTCTTCGAAGCCGCCGGAGTGCCTGCAGCGCTCAAGCAGGCGTTGCAGCTCATCGAGAAGACGGGCGCCCTGGTCCAGGTCGGAGTGCACGACGAGCACGCCGAAGCGCGCTTTAACCCGTTCAAACTCTACGAACGGGAATTCCGGTTCATCGGCTCGAACTCCTGCGCCGACAAGTTCGGCGCGGCTGTCGATCTGATGACGGATATCAAGGTCCGGGCTGCACTGCTGATTGGCGAGAGCTTTCCTGTCTGGAGCTTCGAAGAAGCCGTTCAAAGCATGCAGGCCGGAAAATCGGTCAAAACCCAACTTCTGTTTTCCTAA
- a CDS encoding sugar ABC transporter substrate-binding protein has product MKRILAAALAATLCAGIATAQDLKPLNSDSEPDRMDWSELEAKLGALPKLPEGLKVGGVSKTLTNEYWRSLGEGYKKFADKVGVSVAYQAAQSEGDQLGQLTIAEGMVTQGYNVLLVSPQTDANLQPVMEQAKAANVPVVNVNDAVIPQAEHYVGNVQRDNGVRVAKWFIENRPNGGKVAIIEGQAGVYAAVQRTDGFKSTIEEGGKFSVVASVPGNWDRQMSYDAATNILQQHPDLVGFYCNNDGMALGVVEAVKAVGLQDKVVVFGTDGISDAYKSIEAGELTGTVDSFPVLTGEVAMEVALRLVSGQKLPRVVATPQALITKDNITDFQGEDVRAVLMKAAGQ; this is encoded by the coding sequence ATGAAAAGAATTCTAGCTGCGGCTCTCGCCGCCACCCTTTGTGCTGGCATCGCGACGGCGCAGGACCTGAAACCGCTCAACTCGGACTCGGAGCCTGATCGCATGGACTGGTCCGAGCTCGAGGCCAAGCTCGGCGCGCTTCCCAAGCTGCCGGAAGGCCTCAAGGTCGGGGGCGTCTCGAAGACGCTGACCAACGAATACTGGCGCTCGCTCGGCGAGGGTTACAAGAAGTTTGCGGACAAGGTCGGCGTCAGCGTCGCCTACCAGGCAGCCCAGAGCGAAGGCGACCAGCTCGGCCAGCTCACCATCGCTGAAGGCATGGTCACCCAGGGCTACAACGTGCTCCTCGTTTCGCCGCAAACCGACGCGAACCTCCAGCCCGTCATGGAACAGGCGAAGGCCGCCAACGTGCCGGTTGTCAACGTCAATGATGCAGTGATCCCGCAGGCCGAACATTATGTCGGCAACGTCCAGCGTGACAACGGCGTCCGCGTCGCCAAGTGGTTCATCGAGAACCGACCCAACGGCGGCAAGGTCGCAATCATCGAAGGTCAGGCAGGCGTCTACGCCGCTGTGCAGCGCACCGATGGCTTCAAGAGCACGATCGAGGAAGGCGGCAAGTTCAGCGTGGTCGCCAGCGTGCCCGGCAACTGGGATCGGCAGATGTCCTACGACGCGGCGACCAATATCCTGCAGCAGCATCCCGATCTCGTCGGCTTTTACTGCAACAATGACGGCATGGCGCTTGGCGTCGTTGAGGCGGTGAAGGCCGTCGGCCTTCAGGACAAGGTCGTCGTCTTTGGCACCGACGGTATTTCCGACGCCTACAAGTCGATCGAAGCAGGCGAACTCACAGGTACTGTCGACAGCTTCCCGGTGCTGACGGGTGAAGTTGCGATGGAAGTCGCGCTGCGGCTTGTTTCCGGCCAGAAGCTGCCGCGCGTCGTCGCCACACCCCAGGCGCTGATCACGAAGGACAACATCACGGACTTCCAGGGCGAAGACGTGCGCGCCGTGCTCATGAAGGCCGCCGGGCAGTAA
- a CDS encoding SDR family NAD(P)-dependent oxidoreductase, whose translation MKLTGNTILVIGGATGIGFSLARLLAQLGNQVIICGRSETALFGRHKRKCLDSSLAFATFADRESRRPMVEWLKADHPTLDVVIR comes from the coding sequence ATGAAGCTCACAGGAAACACAATTCTCGTCATTGGCGGCGCGACCGGCATTGGGTTTTCGCTCGCACGGCTCCTTGCTCAACTAGGCAATCAAGTCATCATATGCGGCAGAAGCGAAACCGCGCTCTTCGGAAGGCACAAGAGGAAGTGCCTGGACTCGTCACTCGCATTTGCGACGTTTGCCGATAGGGAGAGCCGCCGGCCGATGGTCGAGTGGCTGAAGGCGGACCATCCGACCCTCGATGTCGTCATCCGGTGA